One Campylobacter sputorum genomic window, TTTCTAAAATTTTTTCACTAAAATCTATAGTTCCAACACCATGTCCTATGCATGTAGAAAAAATTTTTATCTGAGAAGCTTTACTAGTATTTATCTTTTCTCCATCAAGATGTCTTTTTGTAAGTTTATGAACTTCTACCATTTTTCTGCACCAAATGCACTATTTAGTTCTATTTTGTCTTCATCTTCGCAAGATATGTATTTTATATAAACTTCATTGTGCAATATACCCAAGCACTCAGCATATCTAGGGTCTTCTTCGTTTTGCATTGCTTTTATGATAGATTTTTTTGTTTCTTTTGGATCTTGTGGGTCTTTACTATCTTTTATAGCATCTAAATACTTATCATAAAGCTTTCTACCAAAAATATAACTCATCAACCTTTTTGCATGAACCAACAAATCTCTTTCAAAAAGTATATTATCAAGCACAGAATCTTCAACAATCAAAGGCATTTTTTCTTCTTTTTCAAAACTAATTTTTTTTAGTTTTTGATCCATTACACCAAGAGCCGAAGTTAAGCCATAAATAATACTAGCAGGATGTGGCGGACAGCCTGGTATATAAACATCAACAGGAATTATCTTATCAACGCCGCTTAAAACACTATAACAATCATAAAATATACCGCCACTCGAACCACAAGCACCAAGAGCGACTACAAGCTTTGGATCAGGAGCAGCCTCATAAGCTCGCAAAAGCGGGTAATACATCTGTCTTGTAACAGGACCAGAGCATAACAAAATATCCGCATGTCTTGGATTTGCAACTAGCTTAAAACCAAATCTCTCAGGATCCCACATAGGCGTAATTGCAGCAAATGTTTCTATTTCACAGCCATTGCAACTACCACAATCTATCCTAAAAACGCTAAAACTTCTACCAATTATTTTAAGAAGTTTTAATTTATCTTCAAGAGCATTTGCATCTTTTATATTTTGAGGAACTTCATAAATTTTCATTTTACCTCTGCTCCATTTGTTTTAGTAAAATTATCAACAGTCATATTTTTTTTACATTCTGGACATATGTGTAAATACATTTTTGAATCTTCTAACCTTTTTGGTGTTAAATTTGCTTTACTAAGTCTTAAAAAACTATACTCAACAAGTCTTTTTGTGCTAAAAACTTTACCGCATTTTTCACAACACTCTACTTCAAGTTCACCTCTTTGAATTAAAGCTGATTTATCAAATTTAACAGCCAATTCAAACTCATCACTAAGTCTTATAGCTCCAGTTGGACAAACCTCATCGCAACGCCCACAAAATATACACCTAGCACAATTAAATTCCCATATCAATTTTGTTTTATCATTATTGAGTTTTATGGTTATGGCATTTGGCGGACAAGCTATACCACAAGCTGCACAACCTATGCAAATCTCATACTTATAAAGCGGTCTTCCGCGAAAATTATTTGCTACTTCATATGGTTCAAATGGATATTTATGAGTGCTTTTTCCATATTTTTCTGTTATATCAAGAAGTTTCATCATCTTAAATCCTTTAAAGGATTATTTTTTAAAGTTTTACAAAATTCTTTTAAATCTTTGTTTGTCAAAATCCTTGTTTTATGTGTTTTTATATCTACTAAAGTTATTCTTTCTGTGCAAGAATAACAAGGATCCAAACTACAGACTATAAGTGCTGCATCTGCTATTGTATTTCCATGAAACTGAAATCTCAAACTTGGCCAATTGTTATAAGTTGCAGCCCTACATCTCCAACGATACACCTTTTGAGCACTTCCTTGCATAATCCAATGAACATTTTCACCCCTTGGCGCCTCAACATAAGCTAGTGCATAATTTTCAGGTTTTATTCTAAGTTTAGGATCTTCAATAATAGCAGTTTGTGGCATTAGCTCAAAACACTGGCGTATTATACTAACTGAGCTTTTTAGCTCTTTATATCTAACAGTAAGCCTTGAAAGAACATCTCCACCATGCTCAACTGCTACATCAAATTTAATTTTCTTAAAAAAATCATATGGATGATCGTATCTGGTGTCTCTTTTTATGCCACTTCCTCTTATATTTGGACCAACTGCTGAAAAATCTCTTGCTATTTGCTTATCAAGTATACCAACACCTTTCCAGCGTTTTATCTGCCTTTTATCATCCATTACAGCATCCCAAATTTCATCAACTTGAGTATCTATGGTTTGTAAAATTTTAAGGCTTTCTTTTATTTCTACACCAGTTATGTCGCGTCTTAAACCACCCATTACAACACTACCATAAGTTTTTCTACCGCCAGTTACAAGTTCTGCTAATTTCATAGAATACTCACGAATTCTAAATATATGCATAAAAGCCGTATAGTTTCCTGTTACCTCACAGGCTAAGCCTATATTTAAAAGATGAGAATGAAGTCTTTCTATCTCAGAACATATAACTCTTATAGCTTGAGCACGAGCTGGAATTTCTAAATTTATAGCTTTTTCAGCAGCTTCAATACACGCTATTGCATGTGCGTAACCACAAATTCCACAAACTCTCTCGGCAAGATAACCCATTTGATCATAATTCATTCTATTTTCTGCTAGTTTTTCCATACCGCGATGTTGATAAAACAACCTATAATCAGCATCTACTATCATATCTCCATCACAAAAAAGTCTAAAATGTCCTGGCTCATCAGCCGTAACATGAAGCGGACCAAGAGGAATATCAGTAACATTTGCACCTTGTGGTCTTAAAAACTCGTATTCTGGTTCATTTTGATGTTCTAACATATCAGGTCTGTATCTATAATCCATAGAATCTTTTCTAAGCGGAAAAAGATCATTTGGCCAATCATCGCTTAAAACAAGTCTTCTTTTATCAGGAAGTCCCTCGGCAACAAGCCCAAACATATCATAAGCTTCTCTTTCATACCAAACACAAGCTGGAACAAATGGAGTTACACTTGGATAAGTTGGATTTTCAGGCGGCACTAAAGCTTTTATAGTTACAAAACATTTCTCATCTTGTGCTATTTCGTCTTCATCGCTCATTTTTCCGCCCTCGATAGAAAGAGCATAATATAAAGCGTAGTTTTTGTTTATAGACCTCTCATCATTTGCAACCATTGTTGAAAGATAACCGCCCATATCATAATACATAAATCTAACAGCTTCTGGCAAATCATTAAGTTCTACCAAAGCAGTAACTTGATCTTCGCATTGTCTTGTTACCTCTAAAATTTTTACTCTTTGTTCTAGTGCTTGTATAAATTTATCACATTTCATCAAATTTCCTTAACGCATTATTATTTTTACGCTGTTATTTATTAGTTCCATAAAAACATCAAACTGCCATATACCAAAAGATATTACTAGCAAAGCAAGTAAAATAAGTGATAAATTTTCAGTCAATGTCATCTCTTTTGCATATTTTATCTCACCATTTACCTTACCAAAACTAGCTAGAAAAAAGTGTGAAAAATCTGCAATAAAAATAATAGCTAAAGCAATCGCAAAAAGAATCATTAAAATGTATTGCGAATTTAAAGCAGCTGCTTTAAATATCCAAAACTCACTAACAAAAATAGCAAATCCTGGTACACCAACCAAAGAGCATATGGATATACCAAACAAAACTGTTGTAAGTGGAGCCATTTTTATCATTGAACCCATCTTAGTCATATCTTTTGTTCCATAAATTTTTGCCATATTTCC contains:
- a CDS encoding NADH-quinone oxidoreductase subunit B family protein, coding for MKIYEVPQNIKDANALEDKLKLLKIIGRSFSVFRIDCGSCNGCEIETFAAITPMWDPERFGFKLVANPRHADILLCSGPVTRQMYYPLLRAYEAAPDPKLVVALGACGSSGGIFYDCYSVLSGVDKIIPVDVYIPGCPPHPASIIYGLTSALGVMDQKLKKISFEKEEKMPLIVEDSVLDNILFERDLLVHAKRLMSYIFGRKLYDKYLDAIKDSKDPQDPKETKKSIIKAMQNEEDPRYAECLGILHNEVYIKYISCEDEDKIELNSAFGAEKW
- a CDS encoding formate hydrogenlyase complex iron-sulfur subunit is translated as MMKLLDITEKYGKSTHKYPFEPYEVANNFRGRPLYKYEICIGCAACGIACPPNAITIKLNNDKTKLIWEFNCARCIFCGRCDEVCPTGAIRLSDEFELAVKFDKSALIQRGELEVECCEKCGKVFSTKRLVEYSFLRLSKANLTPKRLEDSKMYLHICPECKKNMTVDNFTKTNGAEVK
- a CDS encoding NADH-quinone oxidoreductase subunit C, with translation MKCDKFIQALEQRVKILEVTRQCEDQVTALVELNDLPEAVRFMYYDMGGYLSTMVANDERSINKNYALYYALSIEGGKMSDEDEIAQDEKCFVTIKALVPPENPTYPSVTPFVPACVWYEREAYDMFGLVAEGLPDKRRLVLSDDWPNDLFPLRKDSMDYRYRPDMLEHQNEPEYEFLRPQGANVTDIPLGPLHVTADEPGHFRLFCDGDMIVDADYRLFYQHRGMEKLAENRMNYDQMGYLAERVCGICGYAHAIACIEAAEKAINLEIPARAQAIRVICSEIERLHSHLLNIGLACEVTGNYTAFMHIFRIREYSMKLAELVTGGRKTYGSVVMGGLRRDITGVEIKESLKILQTIDTQVDEIWDAVMDDKRQIKRWKGVGILDKQIARDFSAVGPNIRGSGIKRDTRYDHPYDFFKKIKFDVAVEHGGDVLSRLTVRYKELKSSVSIIRQCFELMPQTAIIEDPKLRIKPENYALAYVEAPRGENVHWIMQGSAQKVYRWRCRAATYNNWPSLRFQFHGNTIADAALIVCSLDPCYSCTERITLVDIKTHKTRILTNKDLKEFCKTLKNNPLKDLR